Proteins from a single region of Dethiosulfovibrio peptidovorans:
- a CDS encoding flavoredoxin → MKRSAWVVCAVWACVLLLSSVSVAAEKVSVNPVDGKPFRTVYPTMVMIVGTYCENGKADMSLIDLGGPLSSKPHRVGVGIRNTRATYANIMAKRAFTVNLPSKNFASEADYVGHHSMKKEPNLDKFAVTGLTPVRAETVDAPVVKEYPVTMECELERSLDLGSHTLFIGLVKKISINKDVLNPETGRIAPEKFNPLLYNRNARQYYSLSEPLGAPGEVADRKFK, encoded by the coding sequence TTGAAACGATCTGCTTGGGTTGTCTGTGCTGTTTGGGCCTGTGTGCTGCTCCTCTCGTCGGTCTCTGTGGCTGCCGAGAAGGTCTCGGTAAATCCCGTGGACGGTAAACCATTCCGTACGGTCTATCCAACCATGGTGATGATCGTAGGGACGTACTGCGAGAACGGCAAAGCTGATATGTCTCTCATCGATCTGGGGGGGCCCCTGAGCAGCAAACCCCATCGAGTTGGGGTAGGGATCAGAAATACGAGAGCTACATACGCTAATATCATGGCGAAACGGGCCTTCACGGTGAACCTGCCCTCCAAAAATTTTGCCTCTGAGGCCGACTATGTTGGGCACCATAGCATGAAGAAGGAGCCTAATCTGGATAAGTTCGCCGTTACGGGATTGACCCCTGTTCGAGCTGAGACGGTGGATGCTCCGGTGGTGAAGGAATATCCCGTCACCATGGAATGTGAGCTTGAACGTTCTCTGGATTTAGGTTCTCATACCCTGTTCATTGGGCTGGTGAAGAAAATATCAATAAACAAGGATGTGCTTAACCCCGAGACCGGTCGGATCGCTCCGGAGAAGTTTAATCCCTTACTTTACAACCGTAATGCAAGGCAATATTATTCCCTGAGTGAGCCTTTGGGTGCGCCAGGGGAGGTCGCTGACCGAAAGTTCAAGTAG
- a CDS encoding porphobilinogen synthase, with amino-acid sequence MSELRCTYPTSRLRRLREHRLLAESIRETDLRPEHMMLPLFVVEGQGIRRPISSLDGVDHLSVDRLDEVVAPAIEAGIHRFLLFGLPDAKDPWGSSASDDEGPVQRAVAHLAKRYGTSILIATDVCLCQYTDHGHCGLLRDDGSIDNDSSLRRLEETAISHARAGAHMVAPSAMMDGQVGAIRQALDQTRFSNVAIMGYSAKFHSAFYGPFREAAHSAPGHGDRSSYQMTPSNGREALREAFQDEAEGADILMVKPSLLYMDVIARLRGDTLLPIAAYMVSGEYMMLCHAARAGALDSHRSMTEAHLALRRAGADLIITYGAVDVARWLRS; translated from the coding sequence ATGAGCGAGCTTCGATGCACTTATCCAACGAGTCGGCTCCGACGCCTTCGGGAACACCGCCTTCTGGCTGAGTCCATTCGGGAGACGGACCTGCGTCCCGAACACATGATGCTCCCTCTGTTCGTCGTGGAAGGACAGGGCATTCGTCGTCCCATATCGTCCCTCGACGGTGTGGACCACCTGAGCGTTGATCGTCTGGACGAGGTGGTGGCTCCCGCTATTGAGGCCGGAATCCATCGTTTCCTCCTCTTCGGCCTTCCCGACGCCAAGGATCCCTGGGGAAGCTCGGCCAGCGACGACGAAGGTCCTGTGCAGAGAGCCGTCGCGCATCTGGCCAAGCGATACGGTACCTCGATTCTCATCGCCACCGACGTCTGTCTTTGCCAATACACTGATCACGGGCACTGCGGCCTTCTGAGGGATGACGGGAGCATCGACAACGACAGCTCCCTTCGCCGCCTGGAGGAAACCGCGATCAGTCACGCCAGAGCCGGAGCTCATATGGTAGCCCCCTCAGCCATGATGGACGGCCAGGTCGGTGCTATCCGACAAGCTCTGGACCAAACAAGGTTCTCCAACGTAGCCATCATGGGCTACTCGGCCAAGTTTCACTCGGCTTTCTACGGTCCTTTCCGGGAGGCTGCCCACAGTGCTCCTGGACACGGCGACCGCTCAAGCTATCAGATGACCCCCTCCAACGGACGGGAAGCACTGAGAGAGGCCTTTCAGGACGAGGCCGAAGGCGCGGACATCCTCATGGTCAAGCCGTCCCTTTTGTACATGGACGTAATCGCTCGCTTGCGAGGGGATACCCTTCTGCCCATAGCTGCCTACATGGTCAGCGGCGAATACATGATGCTTTGCCACGCCGCCAGAGCCGGCGCCCTCGACTCTCACAGATCAATGACCGAAGCCCATCTGGCTCTGAGACGAGCCGGAGCCGATCTCATCATCACCTATGGAGCGGTTGACGTCGCCCGATGGCTTCGCTCCTGA
- the cobA gene encoding uroporphyrinogen-III C-methyltransferase translates to MTVYLTGAGCGGPRWLTAEAVQLLGKADHVIYDRLIHPDILQWTQSKVQLHYVGKRKGRHSTDQEVIGRLLVDLGHSGTTVVRLKGGDPFVFGRGGEEALLLQEHGIPWRYVPGVSAAVAALGSAGVPLTHRGTAETATVTTGHRRNGAPDDDLWSRIAAVGGTRAIYMGASAAHAVAEGLLRKGVPPETSCSAVHWGGWGRQSRTDCSLEDLGHSSIPSPSMLAIGAVTDLRLYPETGPFQGLQLAVVRPAPQAWETARALENLGADCYSLPLLKIRELRENWDQDTLTESDWLVFTSPRGARLIPQAVDPRSIRGRIASIGPGTSQSLRDLGLQPDMEAETSTSHGLAQALSETLHPGETVCFFRNKRASRLPPEAAAKAGTRVIEISAYEMNDASLPGEDLYPLCWDECPLHAVIFGSAALVEAWDRRFAPTGNEVAFIAWGEACAQAVRDILKREPLVMDTPSWEGLKVLIQRNKEDLIKPRQRTNERGMRS, encoded by the coding sequence ATGACGGTGTACCTCACCGGTGCCGGCTGCGGCGGCCCCCGATGGCTGACGGCCGAGGCCGTCCAGCTTTTGGGCAAAGCCGATCACGTGATCTACGACAGGCTTATTCACCCCGACATCCTTCAATGGACCCAATCGAAAGTCCAACTCCACTACGTGGGTAAACGAAAGGGCCGCCACTCCACGGACCAGGAGGTTATCGGACGGCTTCTGGTGGACCTGGGACATTCCGGGACAACTGTAGTTCGACTCAAGGGAGGAGATCCATTCGTCTTCGGACGGGGTGGTGAGGAAGCCCTGCTCCTTCAGGAACACGGCATCCCCTGGCGGTATGTTCCCGGGGTCAGCGCCGCGGTGGCCGCCTTGGGTTCAGCCGGAGTACCCCTGACCCATCGGGGAACCGCCGAGACGGCAACGGTGACGACGGGGCACCGCCGCAACGGCGCCCCTGACGACGACCTGTGGAGCAGAATCGCTGCGGTGGGAGGGACCAGAGCCATCTACATGGGGGCCTCGGCAGCACATGCCGTAGCCGAGGGGCTTCTTCGAAAAGGGGTACCTCCAGAGACATCGTGCTCGGCTGTCCATTGGGGCGGATGGGGACGACAGAGCAGAACAGACTGTTCGCTGGAAGACCTGGGACACTCGTCCATCCCAAGCCCAAGCATGCTCGCTATTGGGGCCGTTACCGATCTGAGGCTTTATCCCGAAACGGGACCTTTTCAAGGGCTTCAACTGGCGGTCGTCCGCCCGGCTCCCCAGGCATGGGAGACCGCTCGTGCTCTTGAAAACCTGGGTGCCGACTGCTACAGCCTCCCTCTCCTGAAGATTCGAGAGCTTCGGGAAAACTGGGATCAAGACACCCTCACCGAATCGGACTGGCTCGTCTTCACCAGCCCAAGAGGTGCGAGGCTCATACCGCAGGCTGTTGATCCACGATCTATCCGGGGGCGAATAGCCTCCATCGGCCCCGGGACATCCCAGTCTCTCCGAGACCTCGGGCTTCAGCCGGATATGGAAGCTGAGACATCCACATCCCACGGCCTGGCCCAGGCCCTGAGCGAGACGCTTCACCCCGGCGAGACCGTGTGTTTTTTCAGAAACAAACGAGCATCCCGTCTCCCTCCAGAGGCGGCGGCAAAAGCGGGCACCCGGGTGATCGAAATTTCGGCCTACGAGATGAACGACGCATCTCTTCCAGGGGAGGATCTCTACCCCCTGTGCTGGGACGAATGTCCCCTGCACGCCGTCATCTTCGGAAGTGCCGCCCTGGTAGAGGCATGGGACCGGCGATTCGCCCCAACAGGCAACGAAGTTGCCTTCATCGCTTGGGGCGAGGCGTGTGCTCAGGCGGTTCGAGACATATTGAAGAGGGAGCCCCTCGTCATGGACACCCCCTCCTGGGAGGGGCTTAAGGTGCTCATACAGCGAAATAAAGAAGATCTGATCAAGCCACGTCAGAGAACAAACGAGAGAGGAATGAGGTCATGA
- a CDS encoding hydroxymethylbilane synthase produces MNRKYSLMVAMDATLGPVLVVGGGDVGERKIRTLLSAQFDVTLVSPHATMGLLSLVSRKQITWHQRCAQPEDFQRHRLAVLAVPREETEKLLKMAEGSCCLMDCSGAGDLGNWSLVAQFRTEENLIGVGSFGTAPLSSADLKMNLQSWLAGSRKRPVLFSRKSALAKAQTLEVAQAFQQQGVPVEIKTLTTCGDRDLTRHLSTFGGFGAFVKCLEEALLEGRGDGAVHSLKDVPSVLPEGLELVAVLPRSSSADLLISKQPEGLDGLPEGALVGTSSIRRAAQLAAIRPDLRCTLVRGNVHTRLARLESGEVDALILAQAGLNRLGITPENTCTLPFLPAPCQGIIAVEARQGTLLARQAAAINHRPTWLVALAERELLKDLQVGCHVPFAACASWEGPSMILRAQTLTPDGKGFVFERRWSVNDDAQARDMGRAMAEEIRRHPEASVMLERRP; encoded by the coding sequence ATGAACCGTAAATACTCCTTGATGGTCGCTATGGACGCAACTCTTGGACCTGTGTTGGTCGTCGGTGGTGGAGACGTCGGCGAGCGAAAAATCCGCACATTGCTCAGCGCTCAGTTCGACGTCACCCTGGTCTCGCCTCATGCCACAATGGGCCTCCTGAGCCTGGTATCTCGAAAACAGATTACCTGGCACCAACGATGCGCCCAGCCTGAGGACTTCCAGCGACATCGCCTGGCGGTCCTGGCAGTTCCTCGGGAGGAGACAGAGAAACTCCTTAAAATGGCCGAAGGTTCCTGTTGTCTCATGGACTGCAGTGGTGCCGGAGATCTAGGCAACTGGTCTCTCGTCGCGCAATTCCGTACTGAGGAGAACCTCATTGGGGTAGGCAGTTTTGGTACGGCTCCCCTGAGCTCCGCAGATCTCAAGATGAATCTTCAAAGCTGGTTGGCAGGAAGCAGAAAACGACCGGTTCTTTTCAGCAGAAAGAGCGCTCTGGCCAAAGCTCAGACATTGGAGGTCGCCCAAGCATTTCAGCAACAGGGAGTTCCCGTGGAGATAAAGACGCTAACGACCTGCGGCGACAGAGATTTAACCCGCCATCTCTCCACCTTTGGCGGGTTCGGGGCCTTCGTAAAGTGTCTGGAGGAGGCTCTACTCGAGGGACGGGGCGACGGTGCCGTCCACAGCCTGAAAGACGTCCCGTCGGTGTTGCCTGAGGGGCTGGAACTTGTAGCGGTTCTTCCTCGAAGTTCGTCGGCTGATCTGCTCATCTCAAAGCAACCGGAAGGTCTGGATGGCCTTCCTGAGGGTGCGCTCGTGGGAACGTCCAGCATCCGACGAGCCGCTCAACTGGCCGCAATCAGGCCTGACCTTCGGTGTACCTTGGTTCGGGGCAACGTACATACCAGGTTAGCCAGGCTGGAATCAGGCGAGGTAGACGCCCTCATCCTGGCCCAGGCCGGATTGAACCGATTGGGGATCACCCCGGAGAACACCTGCACCTTGCCGTTTCTCCCGGCCCCCTGTCAGGGCATCATCGCCGTGGAGGCGCGACAAGGAACGCTGCTGGCTCGACAAGCCGCGGCCATCAACCATAGGCCGACCTGGCTCGTCGCCCTGGCAGAACGGGAACTCCTCAAGGATCTTCAGGTCGGCTGTCACGTGCCTTTTGCCGCATGCGCCTCCTGGGAGGGACCATCAATGATCCTGAGGGCTCAGACCCTGACACCCGATGGAAAGGGATTCGTGTTCGAGCGACGGTGGTCGGTGAACGACGACGCTCAAGCCCGGGATATGGGCCGGGCCATGGCTGAGGAAATCCGACGCCATCCCGAGGCATCAGTCATGTTGGAGCGCCGTCCATGA
- a CDS encoding cobalt-precorrin-2 C(20)-methyltransferase, protein MRQVLLGIGVGPGDPDLVTVGAIRALKEADLVLLPLAKEGAESVAGNIVKRHLSREWTPVVFPMKGREDERDPAIRRQIEALRSLWEEAETIAIPVIGDATLYSTVAWLYRQWRTVAPAMELRLIPGISAHSLAAARVARFLAMGEERLSILPGTASYDDLVQSLMASDAAALYKLSPLGDTLPRLLAETGPWGSVTRIDRAGWSSENIVTGFDATSPCASYLSILLLHRREGTLP, encoded by the coding sequence ATGAGACAGGTTTTATTGGGTATCGGGGTGGGCCCCGGCGACCCCGACCTCGTAACCGTGGGAGCCATCCGGGCTCTGAAAGAGGCCGACCTCGTTCTTCTTCCTCTGGCGAAAGAGGGAGCCGAGAGCGTGGCGGGGAACATCGTGAAGCGGCACCTATCACGTGAATGGACACCTGTGGTCTTTCCCATGAAGGGACGGGAGGACGAGCGGGATCCAGCAATCCGGCGACAGATCGAGGCGCTACGCTCCCTCTGGGAAGAGGCTGAGACTATCGCCATCCCAGTCATCGGCGACGCAACTCTCTACTCCACCGTCGCATGGCTCTACCGGCAATGGCGAACAGTGGCCCCAGCTATGGAGCTCCGCCTGATACCCGGGATCTCAGCTCATTCTCTGGCCGCCGCTCGAGTCGCACGCTTTTTAGCCATGGGCGAAGAGCGACTTTCGATCCTGCCCGGAACGGCCTCCTACGATGACCTGGTTCAGTCCCTTATGGCATCAGACGCCGCAGCTCTGTACAAGCTTTCGCCACTGGGGGACACCCTGCCTCGTCTCCTCGCTGAGACCGGTCCATGGGGATCGGTCACCCGGATTGATCGGGCCGGGTGGTCTTCGGAAAATATCGTTACGGGCTTCGACGCCACATCTCCGTGTGCGTCCTATCTGTCCATTCTCCTGCTCCATCGTCGAGAGGGGACGTTGCCGTAA
- the cobM gene encoding precorrin-4 C(11)-methyltransferase: protein MTKPDVRPTVYVVGAGPGAPDLITIRGKELLEHADLVLYAGSLVNPEILRFCRPECKTVDSAPLNLDEQVQTMVDAARNGKTVVRLHTGDPSLYGAVAEQKALLEREGLRVRFVPGVSSLQAAASVLGIQYTVPGETQTLICTRRTGRTPVPQSETLPALAAHEATMVLFLSSKQAGRVTQDLMDGGLSPETPAACVYRATWPDQVVLRSDLRGLAHAMEDRGIDRHALMVVGRCLNPEGTTSLLYDSSFSHRFRKAKS from the coding sequence ATGACAAAACCAGACGTCAGGCCTACAGTGTACGTCGTCGGTGCTGGACCAGGTGCCCCCGACCTGATCACCATCCGAGGCAAGGAACTTCTGGAGCATGCCGACCTGGTGCTCTACGCCGGTAGTTTAGTAAACCCCGAAATCCTTCGATTTTGCCGGCCTGAGTGCAAAACAGTGGACTCAGCACCCCTGAATCTGGATGAGCAGGTACAGACCATGGTCGATGCGGCCAGAAACGGTAAAACGGTGGTCCGGCTTCACACGGGAGATCCCAGTCTGTACGGAGCCGTTGCCGAGCAAAAAGCTCTTCTCGAACGGGAGGGACTGAGGGTTCGATTCGTTCCGGGAGTGAGTAGCCTTCAGGCTGCCGCATCCGTGCTGGGAATTCAGTACACCGTTCCCGGCGAGACTCAGACTCTGATCTGCACCAGACGAACCGGTCGAACCCCAGTTCCTCAGTCTGAGACCCTGCCGGCTCTGGCAGCTCATGAGGCCACGATGGTCCTCTTTCTCAGCTCGAAACAGGCGGGAAGGGTAACCCAGGACCTTATGGACGGGGGCCTCTCCCCTGAGACCCCTGCGGCCTGTGTTTATCGGGCAACCTGGCCCGATCAAGTTGTGCTCCGATCCGATCTTCGTGGCCTCGCCCATGCTATGGAGGATCGGGGTATCGACCGCCACGCCCTCATGGTCGTGGGCCGATGCCTGAACCCCGAAGGTACAACCAGCCTCCTGTATGACAGCTCCTTCTCCCATCGCTTCAGGAAGGCAAAATCGTGA
- the cbiE gene encoding precorrin-6y C5,15-methyltransferase (decarboxylating) subunit CbiE, giving the protein MDKVYIVGVGPGSRDYLLPVALRAIQEAHVLVGAPRLLEMFRDMPDKSTIPVSGTYIQAVDLARTRRPGVRMAILVSGDPCFYSLGTTLAASLPRDEVEMIPGLGSIPLAFARLGLPWQEALFLSVHGRSIEELRKAADQSHRPAGILTGGANTPASAAQALLDMGSQDRPCWTLSNLGLDDEQIQSWTLSSLAQASVFWPSLTVTILEALR; this is encoded by the coding sequence ATGGACAAAGTGTACATCGTAGGGGTGGGGCCCGGTTCCCGGGACTACCTTCTGCCGGTAGCCCTGAGAGCTATACAGGAAGCTCACGTGCTGGTAGGGGCTCCCCGTCTGCTCGAGATGTTTCGTGACATGCCCGACAAGAGCACAATCCCCGTATCGGGGACCTACATCCAGGCCGTGGATCTCGCTCGAACGCGTCGTCCCGGGGTCCGAATGGCGATCCTCGTATCGGGAGACCCCTGTTTCTACAGCCTGGGGACCACCCTGGCAGCTTCGCTGCCCCGAGACGAGGTGGAGATGATCCCCGGCCTGGGTTCGATCCCTCTGGCCTTCGCCAGGCTGGGTCTCCCCTGGCAGGAAGCGTTGTTTCTCAGTGTCCATGGGCGTTCCATTGAGGAGCTCCGGAAGGCTGCCGATCAGTCTCATCGACCGGCAGGTATCCTCACCGGAGGCGCCAACACCCCGGCATCGGCGGCTCAGGCCTTGCTGGACATGGGGAGCCAGGACAGGCCGTGCTGGACCCTGTCAAACCTGGGACTGGACGACGAACAAATCCAGAGCTGGACTCTTTCGTCCCTCGCTCAGGCATCGGTATTCTGGCCATCTCTGACCGTGACGATCCTGGAGGCCCTGAGATGA
- the cbiD gene encoding cobalamin biosynthesis protein CbiD → MIDPLKALGSIGGLQRGFTSGTSVHGAAKGAAIMAVSGKSMASVPLELPNGMDLELPLIDVKLGDGWASCCVVKQSGDDPDVTDGHRFCCTVRIVDEPGIHIIGGLGVGTVTKPGLPMPPGEAAINPTPRRMIARDLKPLTPPGRGLEVEVFIPDGEELAQKTWNPRLGIEGGISVIGTTGIVEPKSTAAWEASIDLYVRVARQEIGDGALFLPLGYIGEKILTERFSVPKGRIVKTGDKVGYTLKRCLKEDISKVVLLGHIGKLTKVAAGLFDTNYRSGDARLETVAAWAGACGASAGTVREILDLKLAEAAVAILQRDGLEEAFGHIARRAAERSRDLLEGRVDIATALTDLAGNILGTWPENLTEASVWTKCTS, encoded by the coding sequence ATGATCGATCCACTGAAGGCTCTGGGCTCGATCGGAGGACTTCAGCGAGGCTTCACCTCAGGAACCTCGGTCCACGGGGCCGCAAAAGGAGCGGCTATCATGGCGGTCTCGGGCAAGTCTATGGCGTCCGTTCCCCTGGAGCTTCCCAACGGCATGGACCTGGAGCTTCCCCTGATCGACGTGAAACTCGGTGACGGGTGGGCTTCGTGCTGCGTGGTGAAGCAATCCGGCGACGACCCCGATGTCACAGACGGGCATCGTTTCTGCTGTACCGTCCGAATTGTGGATGAGCCGGGAATTCACATCATCGGGGGCCTGGGTGTGGGAACCGTCACCAAGCCGGGGCTCCCCATGCCTCCAGGGGAAGCCGCCATCAACCCCACCCCCCGGCGGATGATCGCCCGGGATCTGAAGCCCCTGACTCCGCCGGGGCGAGGGCTCGAGGTGGAGGTCTTCATCCCCGATGGAGAAGAACTCGCCCAGAAAACCTGGAATCCCCGGCTGGGCATCGAAGGAGGTATCTCTGTGATCGGGACCACCGGTATAGTAGAACCCAAGTCCACAGCGGCATGGGAGGCATCGATCGATCTGTACGTCCGGGTAGCTCGACAGGAGATCGGCGATGGAGCTCTCTTCCTCCCACTGGGCTACATCGGGGAGAAAATCCTGACCGAGCGATTCTCCGTTCCGAAGGGACGAATCGTCAAGACAGGCGACAAGGTCGGCTACACCCTGAAACGGTGTCTCAAGGAGGATATCTCCAAGGTCGTCCTCCTGGGGCACATAGGAAAGCTGACAAAGGTAGCAGCCGGCCTGTTCGACACAAACTACCGATCCGGGGACGCCAGGCTTGAGACCGTGGCTGCCTGGGCGGGAGCCTGCGGTGCCTCGGCCGGAACCGTCCGGGAAATTCTGGACCTCAAGCTGGCCGAGGCAGCGGTGGCGATCCTCCAGCGGGACGGGCTGGAGGAGGCGTTCGGCCACATCGCCCGACGTGCGGCCGAGCGATCCCGAGATCTCCTGGAAGGCCGTGTGGATATCGCGACAGCTCTGACCGACCTGGCCGGGAACATCCTGGGGACCTGGCCGGAAAATCTCACGGAGGCGAGTGTATGGACAAAGTGTACATCGTAG
- a CDS encoding precorrin-8X methylmutase: MMRRFMTPSEIEAKSFRILHEKMGPFHGTEQEKAIVTRVAHATADVEFGLSLYIHPRAIESGLTALRNGSPVITDVEMVRAGIRKQGIQSLGSEVLTFLNDPDVTEMAKSTENATRSQMAMRKAVSYMDGAIIAIGNAPTALFEVIDRIRAEEAHPALVIGMPIGFVGAAESHQELIDLDYPSITAPGPKGGSPVAASIVNALVKLALKS; encoded by the coding sequence ATGATGCGACGATTTATGACGCCATCGGAGATCGAAGCCAAAAGCTTCAGGATCCTGCACGAGAAAATGGGCCCCTTCCACGGAACCGAACAGGAGAAGGCCATCGTGACCAGGGTGGCCCATGCCACGGCCGACGTGGAGTTTGGCCTCAGCCTGTATATCCACCCCAGAGCCATCGAGTCGGGGTTGACGGCATTGAGAAACGGATCTCCTGTCATTACCGACGTGGAGATGGTCCGAGCTGGGATCCGGAAACAGGGAATCCAGTCTCTGGGTAGCGAGGTTCTCACCTTTCTCAACGACCCCGACGTGACCGAGATGGCCAAGAGCACTGAAAACGCCACACGATCCCAGATGGCTATGAGAAAAGCCGTGTCCTACATGGACGGGGCGATAATCGCCATAGGAAACGCCCCGACAGCCCTCTTTGAGGTGATCGACAGGATCAGGGCCGAAGAGGCTCACCCTGCCCTTGTCATCGGCATGCCCATCGGTTTCGTGGGAGCAGCCGAATCCCATCAGGAGCTCATTGACCTGGACTACCCGTCCATCACAGCTCCGGGGCCCAAGGGAGGAAGTCCCGTCGCCGCCTCTATCGTCAATGCCCTGGTCAAGTTGGCCTTGAAATCATGA
- a CDS encoding cobyrinic acid a,c-diamide synthase: MSLPRLIVAGTHSGSGKTTVLMGLAAALSRLGTSVQTFKTGPDYIDPGYHSIASGRPCRNLDSRLLTQDAVLELIDRGTRGADLTLIEGVMGLFDGASGLDDRGSAASLARMSQTPVVLVLDARAMARSAAAVVHGFATFDPSVPVAGVILNRIGSPRHAEMITQAIDSASSTTVLGYIPREPLVAVPERHLGLVSAWEQDDFAASLDRLVDLVERHIHLDALMALATDVPDLPPYTTRLFAEAPKKPTVTVAVAMDRAFHFYYQDNLDLLEYQGARIVPFSPLTDSHLPQEADCLYLGGGYPELGAPELEANRCMRADILDKARQGMPIYAECGGLMYLVDRIETQDGHEHSMVGFFPGRMTLGKKRRALGYCDGQTLVDTILGPAGTRIKGHVFHWSAYEGPPHQAALRLIKGDGVTEEGLATANVLASYLHIHFASDPSIPKRFLEAALSWRNTRAARN; this comes from the coding sequence ATGAGCCTGCCTCGGCTGATCGTGGCGGGAACCCACAGCGGTTCGGGGAAAACGACCGTCCTCATGGGCCTAGCCGCCGCCCTGAGTCGCCTAGGGACCTCGGTTCAAACATTCAAGACGGGACCGGACTACATCGACCCAGGATACCACAGCATCGCATCAGGACGCCCCTGCCGCAACCTGGATTCCAGGCTTCTGACCCAGGATGCCGTATTGGAGCTGATAGATCGAGGTACCCGAGGAGCCGATCTAACATTGATTGAGGGCGTCATGGGGCTCTTCGACGGTGCATCCGGCCTTGACGATCGGGGAAGTGCGGCCAGCCTCGCTCGTATGTCTCAAACACCGGTGGTTCTCGTTCTGGACGCCCGGGCCATGGCCCGAAGCGCCGCCGCCGTCGTCCACGGATTTGCCACTTTTGACCCGTCAGTCCCCGTGGCTGGAGTGATCCTGAACCGGATCGGAAGCCCCCGTCATGCCGAGATGATCACTCAGGCAATCGATTCAGCCAGTTCGACAACCGTGTTGGGGTACATCCCAAGAGAACCCCTGGTAGCAGTACCGGAACGCCATCTCGGCCTGGTTTCAGCCTGGGAACAGGACGACTTCGCCGCCTCCCTCGACCGACTGGTCGATCTGGTTGAGCGACATATACACCTCGATGCTCTTATGGCCCTGGCAACAGACGTACCCGATCTGCCTCCCTACACGACGAGGCTTTTTGCCGAAGCGCCAAAAAAACCGACCGTCACCGTAGCTGTGGCCATGGACCGAGCGTTCCATTTTTACTATCAGGACAACCTGGACTTGCTGGAATATCAGGGAGCACGGATCGTTCCGTTCAGTCCCCTGACTGACAGTCACCTTCCACAGGAGGCCGACTGTCTGTACCTAGGCGGTGGCTATCCCGAGCTCGGGGCACCCGAACTCGAGGCGAACCGATGTATGAGGGCCGATATCCTGGACAAAGCCCGTCAAGGAATGCCGATCTACGCCGAATGCGGCGGATTGATGTACCTCGTGGACCGAATTGAGACGCAGGACGGGCATGAACACTCCATGGTTGGGTTCTTCCCCGGTCGGATGACCCTGGGGAAAAAACGCCGTGCCCTGGGATATTGTGACGGACAAACTCTGGTCGATACGATCCTCGGACCGGCCGGTACCAGGATCAAAGGTCACGTTTTCCACTGGTCAGCCTACGAAGGCCCCCCGCATCAAGCAGCTCTGCGACTGATCAAAGGGGACGGCGTCACCGAGGAAGGACTGGCTACGGCCAACGTCCTGGCCAGCTACCTGCACATCCACTTCGCCAGCGATCCATCTATTCCGAAGCGATTCCTCGAAGCGGCCCTCTCGTGGCGCAACACAAGGGCAGCCAGGAATTGA
- a CDS encoding cob(I)yrinic acid a,c-diamide adenosyltransferase: protein MERGYITVNTGDGKGKTTAAIGQALRALGAGFSVYVGQFLKSRNSGEIDALQIFAPRVVTELYGAQRQIGSPMTERDRHMAQAGMLRLSDALYQGYDLVVADEILVALSKGLLSEGQVLDLIHRKPESVELILTGRGAPPSVMGAADVVTEMRAIQHHYRDGVLARVGIER from the coding sequence GTGGAACGAGGCTACATAACAGTCAACACAGGAGATGGAAAAGGCAAGACCACCGCCGCAATAGGTCAGGCATTGCGCGCCCTGGGAGCGGGATTTTCGGTGTATGTCGGCCAGTTTCTCAAGAGCCGGAATTCTGGGGAGATCGACGCGTTGCAGATCTTCGCCCCTCGGGTCGTCACCGAGCTCTACGGAGCCCAGAGGCAAATCGGCAGCCCCATGACCGAGAGGGATCGACACATGGCCCAAGCTGGAATGCTCAGACTCTCCGATGCCCTGTACCAGGGGTATGACCTTGTCGTGGCCGACGAAATTTTAGTCGCCCTGTCCAAGGGGCTGCTCTCGGAGGGGCAGGTCCTGGACCTTATACACCGTAAGCCCGAATCAGTGGAGCTCATTCTCACGGGACGAGGGGCTCCGCCATCCGTGATGGGCGCAGCTGACGTGGTCACGGAGATGCGGGCCATACAGCACCACTACCGAGACGGCGTACTCGCCCGAGTGGGAATCGAACGATGA